One region of Microtus ochrogaster isolate Prairie Vole_2 unplaced genomic scaffold, MicOch1.0 UNK18, whole genome shotgun sequence genomic DNA includes:
- the Crygn gene encoding gamma-crystallin N has protein sequence MAQRSGKITFYEGKHFTGRKLEVFGDCDNFQDRGFMNRVNSIRVESGAWVCFDHPDFRGQQFILEHGDYPEFFRWNGHNDHMGSCRPVGMHGEHFRIDIFEGCNFTGQCLEFVEDCPFLQRQGWAKSCVNAIKVYGDGAWVLYEEPNYRGRMYVVERGDFRSFSDWEAQSARVQSLRRVLNFF, from the exons ATGGCGCAGCGCTCCGGGAAG ATCACTTTCTATGAGGGCAAGCACTTCACAGGGCGGAAGCTGGAGGTCTTTGGGGACTGTGACAACTTCCAGGACCGAGGCTTTATGAACCGAGTGAACTCCATCCGTGTGGAGAGTGGAGCCTGGGTCTGCTTCGATCATCCTGACTTCCGAGGCCAACAGTTCATCTTAGAGCATGGTGACTACCCTGAGTTCTTCCGCTGGAATGGGCACAATGACCACATGGGCTCCTGTCGGCCTGTGGGCATG CATGGAGAACATTTCCGCATAGACATCTTCGAGGGCTGCAACTTCACAGGCCAGTGCCTGGAGTTCGTGGAAGACTGCCCCTTCCTGCAGAGACAGGGCTGGGCCAAGAGCTGTGTCAACGCCATCAAGGTGTATGGGGATGGAGC GTGGGTCCTCTACGAGGAGCCCAACTACCGCGGCCGCATGTACGTGGTGGAGAGGGGCGACTTCCGCAGCTTCTCCGACTGGGAGGCCCAGAGCGCGCGTGTGCAGTCGCTCCGCAGGGTGCTCAACTTCTTCTAG